A genomic region of Arachis hypogaea cultivar Tifrunner chromosome 5, arahy.Tifrunner.gnm2.J5K5, whole genome shotgun sequence contains the following coding sequences:
- the LOC112800394 gene encoding BOI-related E3 ubiquitin-protein ligase 1-like, which produces MAVQAQYPSNLLLLNTNNSNNNDDYSSALQPPHQLSRKRPRQPTPIPIPIPNNLMNQFNPPPPPPQQQQHQNQNVVSTGLRLSFSSQQRLQWQQTSSLLSQQLADQIKQQRHEIDQFLQAQGEQLRRSLADKRHNHFRALITAAEDTLARRLRDKETEVQKATRRNAELEARAAHLTAEAQLWQAKAKAQEATAASLQAQLHHAIMNAAYGGGAGPAGTADDAAAGVMSCAEDAESAYVDPERVAAAAGPRCRGCERRVATVVMLPCRHLCVCGECEMHFRACPVCLTVKNSTVEVFLS; this is translated from the exons ATGGCTGTTCAAGCTCAATACCCATCCAATCTTCTCCTTCTCAACACCAACAACAGTAATAATAACGATGACTATTCTTCTGCCTTACAACCACCTCATCAACTCTCCCGTAAGAGACCAAGACAACCAACCccaattccaattccaattccAAATAATCTCATGAATCAATtcaatcctcctcctcctcctccgcaACAACAACAGCATCAAAATCAAAATGTAGTCTCCACTGGCCTACGCTTATCCTTCTCTTCTCAACAAAGACTACAATGGCAGCAGACTTCTTCTCTATTATCGCAACAATTAGCAGACCAAATCAAACAACAGAGACACGAAATTGATCAATTCCTACAAGCACAG GGAGAGCAATTGCGCCGTTCATTGGCGGATAAGAGACACAACCATTTCCGCGCACTCATAACCGCCGCCGAGGACACATTAGCGCGACGCTTGAGGGATAAAGAAACAGAGGTTCAAAAAGCCACGCGCCGCAACGCTGAGTTAGAGGCACGCGCCGCGCATCTTACAGCCGAGGCTCAGCTTTGGCAGGCCAAGGCAAAAGCGCAGGAAGCCACCGCCGCTTCCTTGCAGGCGCAGCTCCACCACGCCATCATGAATGCCGCCTACGGAGGCGGAGCCGGTCCTGCAGGTACGGCGGATGACGCCGCCGCGGGGGTAATGTCGTGCGCGGAGGACGCCGAGTCGGCCTACGTTGACCCGGAGCGAGTGGCGGCGGCGGCAGGTCCAAGGTGCCGCGGGTGCGAGAGGCGCGTAGCGACGGTGGTGATGCTGCCGTGTCGACACCTTTGCGTTTGCGGCGAATGCGAGATGCATTTCCGTGCTTGCCCCGTTTGCCTCACCGTTAAAAATTCAACCGTTGAGGTTTTTCTTTCTTAA